A section of the Candidatus Krumholzibacteriia bacterium genome encodes:
- a CDS encoding DUF5989 family protein yields the protein MDFLKDLWGFLRERKKFWLLPIILTLLLFGVLIVLTSGSAIAPFIYTLF from the coding sequence ATGGATTTTCTGAAAGATCTCTGGGGTTTCCTGAGGGAAAGGAAGAAGTTCTGGCTTCTTCCCATCATACTGACCCTCCTGCTCTTTGGCGTGTTGATCGTCCTGACCAGCGGTTCGGCGATCGCTCCTTTCATTTACACCTTGTTCTAG
- a CDS encoding SxtJ family membrane protein → MAGKKATIDQARDTGMALVLILLLVMHFSHSDRLLLAAIVAMVLTMVWPAIFRLPARLWFGFSHILGTVISKILLSVVFFVVVSPIGLFRKLIGKDAMKMKQWKKGPESAFRSRDQVYRAEDLEKPY, encoded by the coding sequence ATGGCAGGCAAGAAGGCCACAATTGACCAGGCGAGGGACACGGGCATGGCCCTGGTCCTGATCCTGCTTCTGGTGATGCATTTTAGTCACAGCGACCGCCTCCTGCTGGCGGCCATTGTTGCCATGGTGCTGACCATGGTCTGGCCGGCGATCTTCCGTCTACCGGCTCGCCTCTGGTTTGGATTCTCCCACATTCTGGGAACCGTGATTTCCAAAATCCTGCTCAGCGTGGTGTTCTTCGTGGTCGTCAGTCCGATCGGGCTTTTCCGGAAGCTGATCGGCAAGGATGCCATGAAAATGAAACAGTGGAAAAAGGGTCCGGAGTCTGCCTTCCGGAGCCGTGACCAGGTCTACCGGGCAGAAGATCTGGAAAAACCCTACTAG